From the Nerophis ophidion isolate RoL-2023_Sa linkage group LG18, RoL_Noph_v1.0, whole genome shotgun sequence genome, one window contains:
- the sst1.1 gene encoding somatostatin 1, tandem duplicate 1 yields the protein MCSSSHLLVLLLSLCAVAAVPRREGKHLMLSKEDVLHASLVDLLLSDLLQTENEVVEDDSFAAGMDPGDVHVALERSASGGPLLAPRERKAGCKNFFWKTFTSC from the exons ATGTGCTCCTCCTCGCACCTCCTCGTGCTCCTGCTGTCCCTCTGCGCCGTCGCCGCCGTCCCGCGCCGGGAGGGCAAGCACCTGATGCTCTCCAAAGAG GACGTGCTGCACGCCTCGCTGGTCGACCTCCTCCTCTCGGACCTCCTGCAGACAGAGAACGAGGTGGTGGAGGACGACAGTTTTGCGGCTGGAATGGACCCGGGGGACGTCCACGTGGCCTTGGAGAGGTCCGCCAGCGGAGGTCCACTTCTGGCGCCTCGCGAGAGAAAAGCTGGCTGCAAGAACTTCTTCTGGAAAACCTTCACGTCCTGCTGA